The DNA region ATGCAGCATCTCAGCCTCGGAGTGGAGGTATCTTATGGGCACGCTTAAAGCCAAGACCTCGCTCTTGTGCTGGAACACTGAAGCGTCCGTTCCTCCTCCTGTAACGCCGATTTGTATTGGAATTTCATTTTTCTCAGCTATGTCCCATACTTGTCTAGCTAAAGCTCTCGTGTAAATTGCGGAGTTGTCCACCGCCCTTATAACCGCTCCACCTCCGAGCTTAACATCACCTGTGAGGAAAGAGCAGCAGGCAAAGCTATCAACAGCCACAGCGTACTTTGGATTGTATCTGCTTGCTAAAAATTTAGCACCTTTAAGTCCAATTTCCTCCTGCACTGTAAAAGCAAAAATAACCTTACCACTTAAATCATGATCAACCAAATCCTTAATTGCCTCAAACAGTGCAACGGCTCCAAATCTATCATCGAGGGAGCGCGTTGAGACGAACTTGTTGTTCAGCACGCCAAAGTGCTTCTTGAAGACAGCATAGTCTAAGGGCTTAACTCCGAGTTCAAGGGCCTCTTCTTTTGACTCTGCTCCGATATCAATCTCCAAAGCGTGCCAGGGGATAGTTTCAAACTTTCTCTGGAGGTTCAGATGGACAGGGGTTACGCCTATGACACCGTCAAGCTTCCCTCCTTCGGTTATCACATCGACGTGTCTTCCAAGCAAAAGCCTGTCGTCAATGCCCCCAATCTTCCTAAACTTGAGCTTACCGTCTTTAGTTATGCCCGTAATGAGGAGCCCGATTTCATCTATGTGGGCCATGAACAAAAGCTTTTCTTCGCCTTCGCCGAGCTCCACAATTAGATTTCCAATCTCATCGACCTTGTAATCCGCAAAAGGCTTAACCCACTCAATAAGCTTTTTTCTAACTTTTTCCTCATATCCCGAGATGCCGGGAATTTGTGTTATCTCCCTAAGCTCTTCTATCAGACCGCTCATCGTTTACACCTCTAAAGCATCTTTACCTCATCTATCCTCTTAATTTTGAAAACTTCCCCATTTACTAAATCCTTTGGAATCTCCCCTCTAAAAATCGCGAGGAGGTTTTTAACAGCTTGAAAACCCATATCTTCCATAGCTTCCTCAGACAAGCCTGCATGATGAGGAGTTAAAACAGTCTCCCACCCCATTTCAAAGAGTTCGCTCTCCTGGAGGGGTTCCTTTTCGTAAACATCCGTCGCAAAGCCTTTGAGCTTTCCTTCTTTAAGAGCCTTAATTAAGGCTTTTTCGTCTATCAGTGTCCCTCTTCCAATGTTTATCAAATATTTGCCCTCAAGAAGCTTTAATCTCTCCTCATTGATTATGTGATAAGTCTCTTTTGCTGCTGGCAAAGCCAGCACTACTATGTCACTCTCCGTTAACACTTCTTCAAGGGGTAGGTACTTTGCCCCAACTTCTTCCTCAATATCCTCTTTTCTATGCCTTGACCAGTAGTAGATCTCTGTTCCCAGGGCTTTGGCCCTCTTCGCTATCGCCTTTCCTATGGGACCCATACCCAAAATACCCACTTTTTTACCATAAACTGTCTCGATGTCCTTAAATTTGCTCCAAACTGTCCTATGGGACTCCCACTTTCCTAAGCGAATGAATTTATCGGTATAAGCTATCTTTCTGAGGAGAGCAATCATTAGTCCAATCGCAAACTCTGCAACCGCTTCGCTTAAAACGCCGCTCACTTTTGTTACATAAATCCCCTTCTTTGTCGCTGCTTCGACGTCTATGTGATCGTAGCCAGCTGAATGAGTGCTTATGACTTTTAACCGCTCGGCTTTTTCAATAACCTCTCCATCAATTCTATTGAGTGGAGAAACGATTAAAGCATCATACTTAGCAATAACTTTTAGGAGCTCTTCTTTGCTCGGATAGACAAGAAGATCAACATCGCAATATTTTTTAAGCTCCTCTAAAGGCTTACTCTTCATTTTAAACAAAACTAAAACCTTTGGCCTCATGCAACCACCATTAAAATTTTTATCGAAGCGAACTAATAAGCTTTTTGGCATTGTTCTCTTCAAGAAGTTTTAGAGCATCGTTTATTATCTCTGCATGATCAAAGGCCAAGGGAATTTCTTTAAGCTCCTGAAAAGTGAAGACCCTAGCTTCTT from Palaeococcus pacificus DY20341 includes:
- a CDS encoding M42 family metallopeptidase: MSGLIEELREITQIPGISGYEEKVRKKLIEWVKPFADYKVDEIGNLIVELGEGEEKLLFMAHIDEIGLLITGITKDGKLKFRKIGGIDDRLLLGRHVDVITEGGKLDGVIGVTPVHLNLQRKFETIPWHALEIDIGAESKEEALELGVKPLDYAVFKKHFGVLNNKFVSTRSLDDRFGAVALFEAIKDLVDHDLSGKVIFAFTVQEEIGLKGAKFLASRYNPKYAVAVDSFACCSFLTGDVKLGGGAVIRAVDNSAIYTRALARQVWDIAEKNEIPIQIGVTGGGTDASVFQHKSEVLALSVPIRYLHSEAEMLHLTDLEALIKLIEAMAFEL
- a CDS encoding 2-hydroxyacid dehydrogenase — encoded protein: MRPKVLVLFKMKSKPLEELKKYCDVDLLVYPSKEELLKVIAKYDALIVSPLNRIDGEVIEKAERLKVISTHSAGYDHIDVEAATKKGIYVTKVSGVLSEAVAEFAIGLMIALLRKIAYTDKFIRLGKWESHRTVWSKFKDIETVYGKKVGILGMGPIGKAIAKRAKALGTEIYYWSRHRKEDIEEEVGAKYLPLEEVLTESDIVVLALPAAKETYHIINEERLKLLEGKYLINIGRGTLIDEKALIKALKEGKLKGFATDVYEKEPLQESELFEMGWETVLTPHHAGLSEEAMEDMGFQAVKNLLAIFRGEIPKDLVNGEVFKIKRIDEVKML